Proteins co-encoded in one Yamadazyma tenuis chromosome 1, complete sequence genomic window:
- a CDS encoding peroxiredoxin (EggNog:ENOG503P427; COG:O) has protein sequence MSSDPTDFKLKYVPIDGSNHELTSCKPPVELDLAKEFASGKTVVVTGAPGAFTPTCTEQHIPDYLKHIKDFKAKGVDRVIVLTANDPFVNAAWGKALGYVDDENYFVFASDPEAKFSSKLGGDTYAVDMSKAGMGIRTSRYTSIIKDGSLTFLGNEDTLGFSDISAASTVLERL, from the coding sequence ATGTCTTCTGATCCTACTGACTTTAAGTTAAAATACGTGCCAATTGATGGCTCCAACCATGAATTGACCTCTTGTAAACCTCCGGTCGAACTtgacttggccaaggagTTTGCCAGTGGTAAGACAGTGGTGGTGACAGGAGCTCCTGGTGCTTTTACTCCTACTTGTACTGAGCAACATATTCCTGATTATTTGAAGCATATCAAGGACTTCAAGGCCAAAGGTGTGGACCGTGTGATTGTTCTCACTGCCAATGATCCGTTTGTGAACGCTGCCTGGGGAAAGGCCCTTGGGTACGTTGACGATGAAAACTACTTTGTGTTTGCGTCTGACCCGGAGGCAAAATTCTCCAGCAAATTGGGTGGTGATACCTATGCGGTGGATATGTCGAAGGCCGGCATGGGAATTAGAACCTCACGGTACACGTCGATCATCAAGGACGGAAGTTTGACGTTCCTCGGGAACGAAGATACCTTAGGGTTCTCTGATATTTCGGCTGCTTCCACCGTGCTCGAGCGGTTGTAA